The following nucleotide sequence is from Endozoicomonas sp. GU-1.
CGGCTCAGGTAGCTGAGGAAGTGGTGGCTGCTGATGATCGAGGGCTGCACTGTCAATACTTTTTACTTTATTGCCGGTTGCTGATTTTTGTTCCTCAATGGGTAGGACCAGGTTGTTTCGTAACTCTTTTTTAAACTCAAGCATTCGTTCAAAAGTGAACGTTTTTTCATCTTTTATGCCAACCTTTATTAATAAGTTTTTAATATATTCATATTGTTGTTCAGGATGCCCTCCATATTGCTCTCTTCCCTGAAGTTGTTGTTGCATGACGGGTAAGCCGGCGGTTTTTTCATACTGCATTGCCAGGCGAATTTTTCTATGGATATGCGTCAGTAGTACCTGCTGCAGGAAGCCATCAGGTGGTGTTTTACCTTTACGTAAATACTCATAGGCCATATCCATGCTGCTGAGTTGAGTGGATTTGACGACAGCTTCCATCGTTTCTGTGCTGATAGCGATATTTCCATCCGAAATACCCAGTCTGCCATCTTCTGATCGATGCAGCTTGATGTGGCCAGCATGCAGTTTTAATGCAGCAAGTACTTTCTGTGGGTTCTCTGGATTGTATTTGGTCAGATCATCAAGCAGATCACTCACTTTCATCGAGGGGGCAGGGTGAATAAAGCGATGTATTTTTTCCTTACAGAAAGAGATTAAACGGTTATGCCAGTGCCTGGATTCAATATGCTCAGTCGCTTGAATGATGGTCTCAACCGATTTTATTTCCCGGGTATCCGTGGCGTGTTGACCTTTACCGGGTTCGGATGGCGGGTATCCTGCGCGGTGCGAAGAAATATGATCTGTAGATGGTATCCGGGGCATTCCTCATTCCCTAAGGTAACCCTTATTCAAGGCTTGAATTGACTTATTGATGATTTGTAAAAATGATGCCTTGTCTGCCCAGCGAACAAGATAGACAACAGACAGTTTTTCCATGCAACATGACAAGCTGTTCAACTAACTATAGACAATCAGAATTGGAGAAAAGGGCATTTCCTGCATCTGAGGCGGCAGGAAATGTGGCTTATGCCCAAGGTGAAAGAGGGCAAAACGACAGGTGCTGATTTCAGGCCCTGTCGAGCACCAGGTAACTGTAAGTCAGTGGCTGCTCATCTTCTGATTGGGTGTCTTCCCGGGAGATTTCCCGCCACTCCTGCGGGTTGATGTCCGGGAAAAAGGCATCACCGTCAAAACTTTGATACACCCGGGTCAGGTAAAGCCGGTCAGCCTGATCAATCGCCTGTCGATAGATCTGTTCGCCACCAATAATCATGATTTCTTCGTTACCGTTGATCAGGTTAGCCGCCTCCGCCAGGGCAATCCCATCATCCAGGTTGTGAACGACGCTGACGCCCTCGTGGTGCCAGTTGTGATCCCGGGTAATGACGATATTGGTTCTGCCTGGCAGAGGCTTGCCCAGGGAGTCAAAGGTTTTCCGGCCCATGATCACAGGCTTGCCCATGGTAACCGC
It contains:
- a CDS encoding dihydrofolate reductase, coding for MKLALIAAVADNNAIGINNKMPWYLPGDLRYFKAVTMGKPVIMGRKTFDSLGKPLPGRTNIVITRDHNWHHEGVSVVHNLDDGIALAEAANLINGNEEIMIIGGEQIYRQAIDQADRLYLTRVYQSFDGDAFFPDINPQEWREISREDTQSEDEQPLTYSYLVLDRA